From one Brachypodium distachyon strain Bd21 chromosome 4, Brachypodium_distachyon_v3.0, whole genome shotgun sequence genomic stretch:
- the LOC100821978 gene encoding uncharacterized protein LOC100821978 has protein sequence MKSKLSSPFAEIPFLNTPIFLVPFLLLSLIYCLIFPNDLRLQSMLAPCNSAPATSTSAHQLAEEAYTAVDLRVLLGVLTRPCSYERRALLRLAYKLQPPPTRAVIDVRFVLCNITTEEDATLVALEIIAHDDILVLNCTENMNDGKTLEFFSAVPRLFGGADDEPAYDYVGKADDDTYYRLAALADTLRGKSRRDAYHGFLWPCGEEKEKDPAVEPFMVGWGYVVSWDVAAWISSAAAEEELRRDAKGPEDMTFAWWLRRAGRGKNVYGEGHRMYEYLDEAWMGGLSCYRHLLVPDTVAVHRLKERILWARTLRFFNATTGLKPSKMYHLN, from the coding sequence ATGAAATCAAAGCTTTCTTCCCCGTTTGCTGAAATCCCGTTCCTCAACACGCCTATCTTCCTAGTCCCTTTCCTCCTACTCTCACTCATATACTGCCTCATCTTCCCCAACGACCTCAGGCTCCAGTCGATGCTCGCTCCGTGCAATAGCGCGCCGGCAACGTCGACGTCGGCCCACCAGCTCGCCGAAGAGGCCTACACGGCCGTCGACCTGCGCGTGCTCCTCGGCGTGCTCACCCGGCCCTGCTCCTACGAGCGgcgcgcgctcctccgcctAGCCTACAagctccagccgccgccgacccgtGCCGTCATCGACGTCCGCTTCGTCCTCTGCAACATCACCACGGAGGAAGACGCCACGCTGGTGGCGCTCGAGATCATCGCCCACGACGACATCCTCGTGCTCAACTGCACGGAGAACATGAACGACGGCAAGACCTTGGAGTTcttctccgccgtgccgcgcctcttcggcggcgccgacgacgagccCGCATACGACTACGTGGGCAAGGCCGACGACGACACGTACTACCGGCTGGCGGCGCTGGCCGACACGCTGCGCGGCAAGTCCCGGCGCGACGCGTACCACGGGTTCCTGTGGCCGTGcggcgaggagaaggagaaggacccCGCCGTGGAGCCGTTCATGGTGGGGTGGGGGTACGTGGTGTCGTGGGACGTGGCGGCGTGGATCtcgtctgcggcggcggaggaggagctccggcgggacGCCAAGGGGCCCGAGGACATGACGTTCGCGTGGTGGCTCCGGCGAGCCGGCAGGGGGAAGAACGTGTACGGGGAGGGCCACCGGATGTATGAGTACCTTGATGAGGCGTGGATGGGGGGGCTGAGCTGCTACCGGCACTTGCTCGTGCCGGACACCGTGGCCGTGCACCGGCTCAAGGAGAGGATTCTTTGGGCGCGCACGCTCAGGTTCTTCAACGCCACAACCGGCCTCAAGCCTTCCAAGATGTACCATCTTAACTGA
- the LOC100821058 gene encoding protein NPG1, which translates to MAAAAEWENGSDAGPNGDSAMFASPVKARARAPESEAGTSAVTASESSEARVDDGNIQEAESSLREGLSLNYEEARALLGRLEYQRGNVEAALRVFDGIDLQAAIQRFQPSLSEKTSSKRNNKLRSDSSNSGSQHAASLVLEAIYLKSMSLHKLGKPMEAAQQCKSVLDAVESIFQRGIPDVMVEQKLQETVSKSVELLPELWKQAGAYQESLASYRRALLSQWNLDDECCRRIQKRFAVFLLYGGVEASPPSLASQTEGSFVPKNNLEEAILLLMILLKKWYLGKTHWDPSVMEHLTFALSLCGETSVLAKHLEEVLPGIYPRTERWYSLALCYSAASDNEAALNLLKKSLNRNETPNDINALLLAAKICSSDYFLASEGVEYARRAVTNAESSDGHFKSVALHFVGSCLANKSKISSSDHQRSLLQAEALKSLSEALSLDRHNPDLIFDMGVEYAEQRNMHAALKCAKQFIDSTGGSVAKGWRLLSLVLSAQQRYSEAEVVTDAALDETTKWEQGHLLRIRAKLKVAQSLPMEAVEAYRTLLALVQAQRKTYGSVKNGKEEADKVSEFEVWQGLANLYASLSYWRDADVCLQKAKALKTYSATTLHAEGDMHEVRAQTHDALAAYLNALSTEVDHVPSKVSIGALLSKQGPKYLPVARSFLSDALRLEPTNRTAWFFLGQVHKHDGRLADAADCFQAASMLEESDPVESLRHL; encoded by the exons atggcagcggcagcagagtGGGAGAATGGGAGCGATGCGGGGCCCAACGGCGACTCGGCGATGTTCGCTTCGCCGGTGAAGGCCAGGGCTAGGGCGCCGGAGTCGGAGGCCGGCACCTCGGCGGTGACGGCGTCGGAGTCCTCGGAGGCGAGGGTCGACGACGGCAACATCCAGGAGGCCGAGTCGTCGCTCCGCGAGGGCCTCTCCCTCAACTACGAG GAAGCAAGAGCTCTTCTTGGGAGACTCGAATATCAAAGAGGCAATGTGGAAGCAGCTCTTCGAGTATTTGATGGAATAGACCTTCAAGCTGCTATTCAGCGATTCCAACCATCGCTTTCCGAAAAAACATCTTCAAAGCGAAATAACAAACTACGGTCAGATTCATCGAATTCAGGATCACAGCATGCTGCTAGCCTTGTTCTTGAAGCCATTTACCTGAAGTCAATGTCTCTACATAAGCTAGGGAAGCCAATGG AGGCTGCTCAACAGTGTAAAAGTGTCCTTGATGCTGTCGAAAGTATCTTTCAACGTGGCATACCTGATGTCATGGTAGAACAAAAGCTGCAAGAAACTGTCAGCAAATCTGTTGAGCTTCTCCCTGAACTATGGAAGCAAGCAGGAGCTTATCAAGAATCACTTGCTTCTTACCGACGTGCTCTTCTTAGTCAATGGAATCTCGATGATGAATGCTGCAGAAGGATTCAGAAGAGATTTGCTGTTTTTCTGCTTTATGGTGGCGTTGAAGCAAGCCCCCCAAGCTTGGCTTCACAAACTGAAGGTTCATTTGTTCCTAAGAATAATTTGGAAGAGGCAATCCTACTGCTCATGATACTATTGAAGAAGTGGTACCTTGGGAAGACTCACTGGGATCCATCAGTGATGGAGCATCTGACCTTTGCACTGTCACTCTGCGGCGAGACATCAGTTCTTGCTAAGCATCTCGAAGAGGTTTTACCTGGAATATACCCTCGAACTGAGCGATGGTATAGTCTAGCTCTTTGTTATTCTGCAGCTTCTGATAATGAAGCTGCATTAAATTTGTTAAAGAAGTCTTTAAATAGGAATGAGACTCCCAATGACATAAATGCCCTGCTGTTAGCTGCTAAGATATGCAGTTCAGATTATTTTCTTGCCTCTGAGGGTGTAGAGTATGCAAGAAGAGCAGTCACTAATGCTGAATCATCAGATGGGCATTTCAAGAGTGTTGCCCTCCATTTCGTGGGGAGTTGCCTGGCAAATAAGTCCAAAATCTCTTCATCCGATCACCAAAGATCTCTCCTGCAGGCTGAGGCCTTGAAGTCACTTAGTGAAGCACTTTCTCTTGACCGCCACAACCCAGATTTAATATTTGATATGGGGGTTGAGTATGCTGAGCAACGAAACATGCATGCTGCCTTGAAATGTGCAAAGCAGTTCATTGACTCAACTGGTGGGTCTGTTGCTAAAGGCTGGAGATTGCTATCGTTGGTTCTTTCTGCACAGCAAAGGTATTCAGAAGCAGAAGTGGTGACTGATGCTGCATTAGATGAAACCACAAAATGGGAGCAAGGGCATTTACTTAGAATAAGGGCTAAATTGAAGGTTGCCCAATCATTACCAATGGAAGCAGTTGAAGCATACCGTACCCTTCTTGCTCTTGTTCAGGCACAACGGAAGACTTATGGATCTGTAAAGAATGGCAAG GAAGAGGCTGATAAAGTGAGCGAGTTTGAAGTTTGGCAGGGTCTTGCCAATTTGTATGCTAGCCTTTCGTATTGGAGAGATGCTGACGTATGTTTGCAGAAGGCTAAAGCTTTGAAAACATATTCTGCCACAACACTTCATGCAGAAG GTGACATGCATGAGGTGCGTGCGCAAACGCATGATGCGTTGGCTGCATACCTGAATGCACTTTCGACAGAGGTAGATCATGTGCCATCCAAGGTGTCCATTGGTGCTCTCCTATCTAAACAAGGGCCCAAGTATCTCCCTGTGGCAAGGAGCTTCCTCTCGGATGCTCTAAGGCTTGAGCCTACAAATCGAACAGCCTGGTTCTTCCTAGGACAGGTCCACAAGCATGACGGCAGGCTAGCTGATGCCGCTGACTGCTTCCAGGCGGCCTCGATGCTTGAGGAGTCGGATCCAGTAGAAAGTCTCCGACATCTCTGA